In a single window of the Falco rusticolus isolate bFalRus1 chromosome 11, bFalRus1.pri, whole genome shotgun sequence genome:
- the OMA1 gene encoding metalloendopeptidase OMA1, mitochondrial, translating into MNIICGLNLLGRNCIFFRLASLTKQGKCKNLCRSYGAYCRTQVMCTRDRCQRLDLSGNTRICFLTGSPDPYRNFTGKGLRCLLNVPNTKVYKNVHHGLGKFCFQSSWPLREKLASLQISSVGQFPCHFSSWNIQIIRFFRTSPSLQAAPVPLFWIIVKPAQKLFAIILGRSIRNWWKALPPNKRELFKESARKNKWKIMLGVSSLGVLFVMFYFTHLEETPITGRARLLVFGKEHFRELSQMEYDMWMEEFKSKMLPETDARYQVVERVVGHLSESNKDIPQVLALKWIIHVVDEPGVNAFVLPNGQVFVFTGLLNAVSDIHQLSFILGHEIAHAVLQHAAEKASLVHFLDFLSLIFLTMIWAICPRDSLAVVAQWIQSKLKEFMFDRPYSRTLEAEADKVGLRFAAKACVDVRASSVFWQQMELAETIQGQPKLPEWLSTHPSHENRAEHLDRLIPEALKIRESCNCPSLSGPDPRLIFKLNMQHLLESSKDQETPNSTKQDLSKPKLDFPHTQKVEDMPVTFAVKPTN; encoded by the exons ATGAATATCATCTGTGGTCTAAATTTGCTGGgcagaaactgtattttctttcgTTTGGCTTCTTTGACCAAGCAGGGGAAGTGCAAGAATCTCTGTAGGTCTTATGGAGCATATTGCCGAACTCAAGTCATGTGTACACGAGACAGATGCCAGAGGTTGGATTTGAGTGGAAATACTAGAATCTGTTTTTTGACTGGAAGCCCTGACCCCTATAGAAACTTCACTGGTAAAGGACTGAGATGTCTTTTGAATGTCCCAAATACAAAAGTATACAAGAATGTACACCACGGTTTGGgaaagttttgctttcagtCTTCTTGGCCACTGAGGGAGAAGCTCGCATCCCTGCAAATCAGTTCTGTAGGGCAATTCccatgtcatttttcttcttggaatATTCAGATCATCAGGTTTTTTCGCACATCACCATCGTTACAGGCTGCACCAGTTCCTCTTTTCTGGATTATTGTTAAGCCAgctcagaaattatttgctatCATTCTTGGCAG GAGCATAAGAAATTGGTGGAAGGCACTTCCTCCTAATAAACGggaactttttaaagaaagtgcaagaaaaaataaatggaagataATGCTGGGTGTGAGTAGCTTAGGAGTTTTATTTGTCATGTTTTACTTTACTCACTTGGAGGAGACACCCATCACTGGGCGCGCTCGACTGTTGGTGTTTGGAAAAGAGCATTTTAGGGAACTGTCACAGATGGAATATGATATG tggaTGGAGGaattcaaaagtaaaatgttaCCTGAAACAGATGCACGCTATCAGGTTGTGGAGAGAGTTGTTGGTCATTTATCTGAAAGCAATAAGGACATCCCGCAGGTCTTGGCGCTCAAGTGGATTATCCATGTGGTGGACGAACCAGGTGTAAATGCTTTTGTGCTTCCA AATGGCcaagtgtttgttttcactggACTGCTAAATGCAGTTTCTGATATTCATCAGCTGTCTTTCATTTTAGGACATGAAATAGCTCATGCTGTGCTGCAACATGCA gCAGAGAAAGCCAGCCTGGTTCACTTCCTGGATTTCCTATCACTCATCTTTCTCACTATGATTTGGGCCATCTGTCCTCGTGATAGTTTGGCAGTTGTTGCCCAGTGGATTCAGAGCAAGTTGAAGGAG TTCATGTTTGATAGACCATACAGCAGAACATTGGAGGCTGAAGCTGATAAAGTGGGACTTCGGTTTGCAGCAAAG gctTGTGTGGATGTAAGAGCAAGCAGTGTATTCTGGCAACAAATGGAATTAGCAGAAACCATTCAAGGACAGCCCAAGTTACCAGAGTGGCTCTCCACACACCCTTCTCATGAAAACAGGGCTGAGCACTTAGACCGACTTATCCCAGAG GCTCTTAAAATAAGAGAGAGCTGCAATTGCCCATCTCTTTCTGGACCAGATCCTCGCCTCATTTTCAAACTTAACATGCAACATCTCCTGGAATCGTCTAAAGATCAAGAAACCCCAAATTCTACAAAACAAGatctttcaaaaccaaaactggaTTTTCCTCACACTCAGAAAGTGGAAGATATGCCAGTAACTTTTGCAGTTAAACCTACAAACTAA